In a genomic window of Nodosilinea sp. E11:
- a CDS encoding glycosyltransferase family 2 protein: MKTTVVVPTFKRHKDLVRCLTALQQQNVPPCEVIVVVREDDVETWAALEQFSTDGLPLTTRTVKVPGVVAAMNLGLEAAQGDIVAFTDDDAAPHPDWIQRIEAQFVAQPEVGGVGGRDIIQNPQPWFLGSSEVVGRLQWHGRLIGNHHKGIGAAREVDILKGVNMSFRRSAIGSLRFDRRMLGSGAQVHFEVAFCLALKRQGWTLIYDPHILVDHYLAHRFDEDQRYQFNQVAYFNLVHNETVAVVEHLSLPRQIVFILWSIFIGTRDAYGLAQSLRFLKRDGFIAPKKMWICLRGRWQGWQTILRDRQPLSHAHSIAPNP, from the coding sequence ATGAAAACCACTGTTGTTGTCCCTACCTTTAAGCGGCATAAAGACCTGGTTCGCTGCCTAACGGCTCTACAGCAGCAGAACGTTCCTCCCTGCGAAGTTATTGTGGTGGTCCGAGAGGATGATGTCGAAACCTGGGCTGCCCTTGAGCAATTCTCAACCGATGGATTACCCCTAACGACGCGGACTGTAAAGGTGCCTGGAGTTGTAGCCGCCATGAACCTGGGCTTAGAAGCCGCTCAGGGTGACATCGTCGCCTTTACCGATGACGATGCTGCGCCTCACCCAGACTGGATTCAAAGAATAGAAGCGCAGTTTGTGGCCCAGCCCGAAGTCGGTGGTGTGGGAGGACGAGATATTATTCAAAACCCACAACCCTGGTTTTTGGGAAGTAGTGAAGTGGTTGGCCGACTCCAATGGCACGGTCGACTGATTGGCAATCACCATAAAGGCATTGGTGCGGCCCGAGAAGTTGACATTCTCAAAGGCGTCAACATGAGTTTTAGACGCAGTGCTATTGGCAGTCTGCGGTTTGACCGACGCATGCTAGGCAGCGGTGCCCAAGTACATTTTGAAGTTGCCTTTTGCCTCGCCCTCAAACGCCAGGGCTGGACGTTGATCTACGACCCTCACATTTTAGTTGACCACTATCTGGCCCATCGTTTCGATGAAGATCAGCGCTACCAGTTCAATCAGGTGGCCTACTTTAACCTGGTTCATAACGAAACCGTAGCTGTCGTCGAGCACCTGTCGCTACCGAGACAAATAGTTTTTATACTATGGAGTATTTTCATTGGTACCCGAGATGCTTACGGGTTAGCCCAAAGTCTTAGATTTCTTAAGCGTGATGGCTTCATCGCTCCAAAAAAGATGTGGATCTGCCTGCGCGGACGTTGGCAAGGGTGGCAAACTATCCTTCGCGATCGTCAACCCCTCTCACACGCTCATTCCATAGCTCCTAATCCATGA
- a CDS encoding glycosyltransferase family 4 protein: MKILLTIHHYLDPDSGAPGSVLKLGQAYESLGHEVSYYAFDHLPKWAQKLSEEVVFPACLASHLLKHADRYDVVDASTGDAWLWGQLRSQRSPLLVTRSHGLEHIVHLQYLEEVNRGKQRRSWKYPLYRGGFHLWEVAQSLRCADLAFLLNQLDLKYAVDTLRLDPDHAFVTHNGIPDNFLNRPLDPLEDTATTPVKIAQIGTYIARKGIQYSVPALNAILARHPQVKLTLLGTDCPVEQVLADFAPDLGDRIQVIPRFDHQQLPNLLSDHHIKLFTPLAEGFGKVLVEAMALGLAPVTTAASGPLEIVTADHDALVVPIGNSQAIEQALERLICDRSLLNTIRRQAYNTAQGFGWSTLAQQRLNLYQMALNQRSRPQ, translated from the coding sequence ATGAAAATTTTACTGACCATCCACCACTATCTCGACCCCGATTCTGGGGCACCGGGTTCGGTGCTCAAGCTGGGGCAAGCTTACGAAAGCTTGGGACATGAGGTGAGCTACTACGCCTTTGACCACCTGCCTAAGTGGGCTCAGAAACTTTCTGAGGAAGTGGTTTTTCCGGCCTGCTTGGCTAGTCATTTACTCAAACATGCCGATCGCTACGACGTGGTAGACGCCTCCACGGGCGATGCCTGGCTATGGGGTCAGCTGCGAAGTCAGCGATCGCCGCTGCTGGTAACCCGCAGCCATGGCCTAGAGCACATTGTTCATCTGCAATATTTAGAAGAAGTAAACCGGGGCAAGCAGCGTCGCAGCTGGAAATATCCCCTTTACCGGGGGGGCTTTCACCTGTGGGAGGTAGCTCAGTCGTTGCGCTGCGCCGACCTAGCGTTTTTGCTCAATCAGCTCGATCTCAAATATGCGGTTGACACCCTTAGGCTCGACCCCGACCATGCTTTTGTCACCCACAACGGTATCCCTGACAACTTTTTAAATCGCCCCCTCGACCCATTAGAGGACACAGCGACTACTCCCGTGAAAATTGCTCAGATCGGCACCTATATTGCCCGTAAAGGCATTCAGTACAGTGTGCCAGCGCTAAATGCTATCTTAGCCCGCCACCCTCAGGTCAAGCTCACCCTGCTTGGCACCGACTGCCCAGTCGAGCAAGTCTTAGCCGATTTTGCTCCCGACCTGGGCGATCGCATTCAGGTTATACCCCGCTTTGACCACCAGCAGTTGCCCAATCTACTTAGCGATCACCACATCAAATTATTTACTCCCTTGGCAGAAGGGTTTGGCAAAGTTTTGGTTGAAGCCATGGCCCTTGGGTTAGCCCCCGTTACCACCGCTGCGTCCGGTCCTTTAGAGATCGTGACGGCTGACCACGATGCGCTAGTAGTGCCCATCGGCAACAGTCAGGCTATTGAGCAAGCGCTGGAGCGACTGATCTGCGATCGCTCGCTCTTAAACACGATTCGCCGCCAAGCCTACAACACAGCCCAGGGGTTTGGCTGGTCTACTCTAGCCCAGCAACGGCTCAACCTTTACCAAATGGCACTGAATCAAAGGAGTCGCCCTCAATGA
- a CDS encoding glycosyltransferase, which yields MKIAFIVEIFPSLSQTFVLNQITGLIDQGHEVDVYAEIENDSHKLHPDVEQYQLLDRAHYQPQVPQDQLKRLLGGVIIFCRYFFKDPALILRSINIWRYGKAAKSLRLLYGVVPFLGDRPHYDIIHCHFGLLGLKGMVLRDVGAISGQLVTTFHGVDMSQNLKMLGDDLYKPLFEAGDRCLPISQHWQNRLIELGCDPDKITIHRMGIDPDKFVFRPRSPDSGQPTQLISVSRLAEKKGIEYGIRAVAALVEAGFAVNYSIIGDGDLKAPLAALIEQLNVGHAIHLLGPKNHAEVLDALNQSHILLAPSITASDGNQEGIPVALMEAMAMGLPVVSTYHSGIPELVEDGQCGYLVPEQDVDSLTEKLKQLVQQPELWLAMGTAGRQKVEREYNIHRLNAQLADLFEQQRPQPAIEVATRSPLASPGGASPYSPPAQP from the coding sequence ATGAAAATTGCATTTATTGTTGAAATCTTTCCATCTCTCTCGCAGACATTTGTGTTGAATCAAATCACGGGATTAATTGACCAAGGTCATGAGGTAGATGTATATGCTGAAATTGAAAATGACAGTCATAAACTGCATCCTGATGTGGAGCAGTATCAATTACTAGATCGGGCTCACTACCAGCCACAAGTACCTCAAGATCAACTCAAACGACTACTGGGCGGCGTCATTATCTTTTGTCGTTACTTCTTTAAAGATCCCGCACTGATTTTGAGATCAATTAATATTTGGCGCTACGGCAAAGCCGCCAAATCTCTCAGGCTGCTCTATGGGGTGGTGCCCTTTTTAGGCGATCGCCCCCACTACGACATCATCCACTGCCACTTCGGTCTGCTGGGTCTCAAGGGCATGGTGCTGCGAGATGTGGGCGCCATCTCTGGCCAACTGGTTACTACCTTTCATGGGGTAGACATGAGCCAAAATCTCAAAATGCTCGGTGATGACCTTTACAAGCCCCTGTTTGAGGCGGGCGATCGCTGTTTGCCGATCAGCCAACACTGGCAAAACCGCCTGATTGAGTTGGGCTGCGACCCTGACAAAATCACGATCCACCGCATGGGCATTGACCCTGACAAATTTGTCTTTCGACCCCGATCGCCCGATTCTGGGCAGCCCACTCAACTCATCTCAGTATCGCGGCTCGCCGAAAAGAAAGGTATAGAGTACGGCATTCGAGCCGTAGCCGCTCTGGTTGAGGCTGGGTTTGCCGTGAACTATTCCATCATTGGCGATGGCGATCTTAAGGCACCGCTAGCCGCGCTCATCGAGCAGCTTAACGTTGGCCACGCCATTCACCTGCTTGGCCCCAAAAACCATGCCGAAGTGCTCGATGCCCTAAACCAGTCACACATCTTGTTGGCTCCCAGCATTACCGCCAGCGACGGCAACCAGGAGGGCATCCCCGTCGCCTTAATGGAGGCCATGGCCATGGGTTTACCGGTAGTGAGCACTTACCACAGCGGTATTCCAGAACTGGTGGAAGACGGCCAGTGCGGCTACCTTGTGCCGGAGCAAGACGTCGATAGCCTCACCGAGAAACTCAAGCAACTGGTGCAGCAGCCTGAACTTTGGCTGGCCATGGGCACTGCCGGACGCCAAAAAGTTGAGCGTGAGTACAACATCCACCGGTTAAATGCTCAGCTAGCTGACCTCTTTGAACAACAGCGACCCCAACCTGCGATAGAGGTAGCCACGCGATCGCCCCTAGCATCGCCCGGCGGGGCATCCCCCTACTCACCGCCCGCCCAGCCATGA
- a CDS encoding glycosyltransferase family 2 protein, protein MIGPKVSVVMTTYNSSSYLAEAVESILNQTVSDIEFIIVDDGSTDNTWDILTQYADCNQRISLIKNEENLGTAKSSNKGLSLATGEYIARFDSDDISLPNRLQEQIRYMEENPSVDLLTTSVEYIDTTGSHIGYYSPPLDPVLLAWKHIFSSPLRHPTAFWRREQVESFVGNYNPEFRYALDYEFFARTSRALKVEMLPIVLVKMRQNPKSISFSKGNLQDDFAAKVTYQQFNHYLQQSPLDEQEKADLRALLRRHSPLQSDQFKALDQARMSRALNNYLMLVSEFYSSHSKGEEPTNFGAFFENIESEIPNLMHYCSSKNWNSLPPKFTRKYLSKNPSRTVPLTAKLFLYFTYYKLGEITFIKGKINKFRTFIQKSDQHKIAKSNGNI, encoded by the coding sequence ATGATTGGCCCAAAAGTTAGCGTAGTCATGACAACCTATAACAGCTCAAGCTATCTAGCTGAAGCTGTTGAAAGCATATTAAATCAAACCGTATCAGACATAGAGTTCATTATTGTGGATGATGGCTCAACCGATAATACGTGGGATATCTTGACACAATATGCAGATTGCAATCAACGGATTTCACTGATCAAGAATGAGGAGAATCTCGGCACCGCTAAATCTTCCAACAAAGGTCTTTCTCTAGCAACTGGAGAATACATTGCCCGCTTTGATTCAGATGATATCTCCCTACCCAATCGCCTTCAAGAGCAGATAAGGTATATGGAAGAAAATCCTTCAGTAGATTTACTTACAACCTCTGTTGAATACATTGACACCACAGGCAGTCATATTGGGTATTATTCTCCTCCGTTAGATCCAGTTCTATTAGCTTGGAAGCATATTTTTAGTAGTCCATTACGTCACCCTACTGCTTTCTGGCGGCGAGAACAAGTTGAATCGTTTGTAGGAAATTATAATCCTGAATTTAGATATGCATTAGATTATGAGTTTTTTGCCCGTACATCTAGAGCTTTAAAGGTAGAGATGTTGCCCATAGTCTTGGTAAAAATGAGGCAAAACCCAAAATCAATCTCATTCTCAAAAGGAAATTTGCAGGATGATTTTGCTGCCAAAGTGACCTATCAACAGTTCAACCACTATTTGCAGCAATCACCACTAGATGAACAAGAGAAAGCTGACTTAAGAGCGCTCCTACGTCGACATTCGCCGCTCCAGTCAGACCAGTTCAAAGCTCTAGATCAAGCACGGATGAGTAGAGCCTTGAACAACTATCTTATGCTGGTCAGTGAATTTTATTCCAGCCATTCTAAAGGCGAGGAGCCCACTAATTTTGGAGCCTTTTTCGAAAATATTGAAAGTGAAATTCCGAATCTAATGCATTACTGCTCAAGCAAAAATTGGAATAGTCTGCCACCAAAATTTACAAGAAAATACTTATCTAAAAACCCATCACGCACTGTTCCTTTAACGGCAAAGCTATTTTTGTATTTTACATATTACAAGCTAGGCGAAATTACCTTTATCAAGGGCAAAATCAACAAATTTCGAACCTTCATACAGAAAAGCGATCAACACAAGATAGCTAAAAGCAATGGAAATATTTAG
- the hepA gene encoding heterocyst formation ABC transporter subunit HepA — protein MVLKSWSRSLVKSTSLWKSNSLILQELKHFPKILTLAILFPLIAALFEGLGIGFLLGFLQNLVSSGGQPFQTGFSWFDTHILGIQNSELNQLYRISALILISTWIRAIFNYLSGVYIRKAEVSLTTRLYKKIFEQLQAVSLSFFSHVKGGDLINTLTSEVNQLQIAIVQIGFVLSKGSVVIVYAIVALWISWPLTLTALLLFSLTATGLSTLNKRIREASFPVSKARSHLTSAISEFISGIRTVQAFATQDFERQRFYQACDTYAEASVEVVKRTNVVRPLAEALGSTILIGMIIAGMAIFVSNGFLEVASLLTFLFILFRMVPAIQELNGVAANLSSIQGSIQNIQNLLRSDNKPFIKNGYKSFPGLQKTIELIAVSFGYDSNTPVLRDITLTIEKGQTVALVGSSGAGKSTLADVIARFYDPTEGQIILDGTDLKVFDINSVRRRMAIVSQETFIFNASVRDNVAYGSENATEEEIMQAVKLANAEEFILAMPEGFNTILGDRGVRLSGGQRQRIAIARALLRDPEILILDEATSALDSVSEKLIQESLEKLSVGRTVIAIAHRLSTISKAHKVVVMEKGQVLEQGTYNNLLEKRGKLWDFHQIQKA, from the coding sequence TTGGTCTTAAAAAGCTGGTCGCGGAGTTTAGTTAAATCTACTAGCCTTTGGAAAAGTAATTCCCTAATTCTGCAGGAGCTCAAACATTTCCCAAAAATTCTAACCTTAGCAATTTTGTTTCCGCTAATTGCTGCTCTATTCGAAGGTTTAGGAATTGGGTTTTTGTTAGGGTTTTTACAAAACCTAGTTAGCTCAGGCGGGCAACCTTTCCAAACCGGTTTTAGCTGGTTTGACACTCACATTTTAGGCATTCAAAATTCTGAGTTAAATCAACTCTATCGAATTTCCGCCCTGATTTTAATATCTACTTGGATACGGGCAATATTCAACTATTTGTCTGGAGTGTATATTCGCAAGGCAGAAGTTAGTTTAACTACCCGACTATACAAAAAAATATTTGAGCAGCTACAGGCTGTCAGCCTCAGCTTCTTTAGCCATGTCAAGGGGGGTGATTTGATCAACACCCTAACGTCTGAAGTTAACCAGCTACAAATTGCAATTGTTCAAATTGGTTTTGTTCTGTCTAAGGGATCAGTTGTAATTGTCTATGCAATAGTTGCGCTCTGGATTTCTTGGCCGCTTACTTTAACAGCGCTGCTGCTATTTAGTCTCACAGCTACTGGCTTATCTACACTAAATAAACGCATTCGGGAAGCTAGCTTTCCAGTTTCAAAGGCCAGAAGTCATCTGACATCTGCGATCAGCGAATTCATTAGTGGTATCCGTACTGTTCAAGCTTTTGCCACACAAGACTTTGAGCGGCAACGGTTTTACCAAGCCTGTGACACCTATGCTGAGGCTTCTGTAGAAGTAGTCAAACGAACCAATGTTGTCAGACCCCTAGCAGAGGCCCTTGGCTCTACCATTCTCATTGGTATGATCATTGCAGGTATGGCTATTTTTGTCTCAAACGGATTTTTAGAGGTGGCATCTCTACTAACATTCTTATTTATTTTGTTTCGAATGGTACCCGCGATTCAGGAACTGAATGGGGTGGCAGCTAATCTAAGCTCTATTCAAGGTTCCATTCAAAATATTCAAAATCTACTCCGGTCAGACAACAAGCCTTTTATAAAAAATGGCTACAAATCATTTCCTGGCCTACAAAAAACAATTGAATTAATTGCAGTAAGTTTTGGCTATGACTCAAATACTCCGGTTCTAAGAGATATAACTCTGACCATTGAGAAAGGTCAGACAGTGGCTTTAGTTGGCTCTTCGGGCGCAGGAAAAAGCACATTAGCCGACGTTATCGCACGCTTTTACGATCCAACCGAAGGTCAGATCATTCTAGACGGTACTGATTTGAAAGTATTTGATATTAACTCTGTCAGGAGGCGAATGGCTATCGTTAGCCAAGAAACCTTCATCTTTAATGCATCTGTACGTGACAATGTTGCCTATGGTTCAGAAAATGCAACTGAAGAAGAAATAATGCAGGCTGTTAAGTTAGCCAATGCTGAAGAATTTATTTTAGCTATGCCAGAAGGATTTAATACCATTTTGGGCGATCGCGGAGTCAGGCTTTCTGGCGGTCAGAGGCAGAGAATTGCGATCGCCAGAGCCCTACTGAGAGACCCAGAAATTCTAATTTTAGACGAGGCGACTAGTGCTCTAGATTCAGTCTCTGAAAAACTGATCCAGGAATCGCTGGAAAAGCTATCAGTGGGGCGTACAGTAATTGCGATCGCTCATCGACTTTCCACCATTTCAAAGGCGCATAAAGTTGTCGTGATGGAGAAAGGCCAAGTTCTAGAACAAGGAACTTACAATAACCTACTTGAAAAGCGAGGTAAACTATGGGATTTTCACCAAATACAAAAAGCTTAG
- the hepC gene encoding heterocyst development glycosyltransferase HepC, whose product MLDVHSSSSSDAPVLPKVPNTVDNSVKDKTECSLRWRQNMLWVSSMIRGQDVPLPALADRGWFLACLTKSRAKAVCIDPSLGVEAIGLWAQACQVAQKPLFLRIPANPYRPANQKPRAWAIKRGCDLAIALLLLVILSPLMLVLAGLIKAQDKGPILQGEWRVGKRGRMFQMLKFRTTVSSDRQAVQDMGILPTNLTMTALGSWLKRSHLDKLPLLLNVLRGDISLVGPHTFAIYETLTLPSELRARLHTLPGITGSLRQFAHFPATHPHIVARKDLHELRHWSLWKDLKKLTVATLQVLD is encoded by the coding sequence ATGCTTGATGTACACTCCTCCTCTAGCTCAGATGCTCCGGTGCTACCTAAGGTACCTAACACTGTTGACAACTCGGTTAAAGACAAAACAGAATGTTCGCTGCGGTGGCGGCAAAACATGCTATGGGTAAGTTCGATGATACGCGGCCAAGATGTGCCCTTACCTGCTTTAGCTGACCGAGGTTGGTTTTTAGCATGTTTAACTAAGTCGCGAGCCAAGGCCGTTTGCATAGACCCATCTTTAGGTGTAGAAGCAATTGGCCTTTGGGCTCAGGCTTGCCAAGTCGCTCAAAAGCCATTGTTTTTAAGAATTCCAGCTAACCCCTACCGACCGGCCAATCAAAAGCCCCGAGCCTGGGCCATTAAGCGAGGGTGTGATCTCGCTATTGCCCTACTGCTCTTAGTTATACTTAGCCCGTTGATGCTAGTGCTGGCTGGGCTAATTAAAGCTCAAGACAAGGGGCCAATACTGCAAGGTGAATGGCGTGTCGGCAAGCGGGGACGGATGTTTCAGATGCTCAAGTTTCGCACTACGGTCAGCAGCGATCGCCAAGCTGTCCAAGATATGGGCATCCTACCGACTAACTTGACGATGACCGCCCTGGGTTCATGGCTCAAGCGTAGCCATCTTGATAAGCTACCTCTGCTGTTGAATGTGCTGCGCGGTGACATTAGTCTGGTTGGCCCCCATACCTTTGCTATTTATGAAACGTTGACTTTGCCCAGTGAGCTCAGGGCTCGGCTGCATACTCTACCTGGCATTACCGGTAGTCTGCGGCAGTTCGCTCATTTTCCGGCAACCCATCCACACATTGTGGCGCGAAAGGACCTACATGAGCTGCGGCACTGGTCCTTGTGGAAAGATTTGAAGAAGCTAACGGTAGCTACGCTACAGGTATTGGACTAA
- a CDS encoding polysaccharide biosynthesis tyrosine autokinase, whose amino-acid sequence MVSTSATPPHQDTEFGYGQLFATLLRRWPWIAGTLAIAMAGAVYVSLQERPIYRSTMQLIVEPNFDQDLKLQDFAGVADGRANQIDYATQLNLMRSSQFIDDAVALLQEEYPDLTSEQVENQFFLFQVEEGDDSTRIFQATYTDEDPLRTQRVLAALESVYLQYNQEQQANRLTRGLEHINNQLANTQANLAQSQADLEQFRQSQNILDPYLQGQAAVESLGRVLDEQRKLAADLNQMERKYATLESRLALSPQAALVASRLSQSGRIQTLLNTLQETSLALADRQILFTDQDPTVQVLASQRENQLAQLRQEISTVVRQPGANLDATMQSYLQLGQVDLSLVSELIEADISLQELTARLNALAETENLLRQEIDRFPGLIAQYDRLQPSVEINRTTFEQLLTQREQLSSELARGGFLWQIIEPPRAGKRIGPDPVRPIALGLVLGLFAGGALAFAIDSMDKRVRTSEELRKQVPLPLLGILPLQTIRRGRVMPTLRREDGGVIMHPELADSALMQTVMGPQFRDSLDLIANNLQILPGAQVPKAVAVTSGLAGEGKTTLTLGLAFSLARMNQRVLVIDADLRRSGIQAELGLTMETGLATLLAGRQKKGQPHRLDFGMAHVDVLPAGPAPTDPIALLSSPRFSSLIAQCKTRYDVVLVDTPPVLGMADSLKVGAVCDSTVLVTRLDRITQPELTEVLDLLAPINVLGIIANGAKGASTTRYSNQAYGAITLEA is encoded by the coding sequence ATGGTCTCTACCTCCGCTACACCTCCCCATCAAGACACAGAGTTTGGCTACGGCCAGCTGTTTGCAACCCTGTTGCGACGTTGGCCTTGGATTGCTGGGACTCTAGCGATCGCCATGGCAGGGGCGGTCTATGTGTCATTACAAGAGAGACCGATCTACCGCAGTACCATGCAGCTGATTGTTGAACCCAACTTCGATCAAGACCTAAAGCTGCAAGATTTTGCTGGTGTTGCCGACGGACGTGCTAACCAAATTGACTATGCTACTCAGCTTAACCTCATGCGAAGTAGTCAGTTTATTGACGATGCAGTTGCATTATTGCAAGAAGAGTATCCCGACCTCACATCAGAGCAAGTCGAAAATCAATTTTTTCTATTTCAAGTAGAAGAAGGAGACGATAGTACCCGTATTTTTCAAGCAACTTACACCGATGAAGATCCGCTCAGGACTCAGCGAGTCTTAGCTGCCTTGGAGTCAGTGTATCTGCAATACAACCAAGAGCAACAGGCAAACCGTTTAACCCGAGGGCTAGAGCACATCAATAACCAACTAGCCAATACTCAAGCTAATTTGGCGCAGTCTCAGGCTGATCTAGAGCAATTTCGGCAAAGCCAAAATATTCTAGATCCCTATCTCCAGGGGCAGGCTGCTGTAGAGTCTTTAGGGCGGGTCTTAGACGAACAACGCAAGTTAGCGGCAGACCTGAATCAAATGGAGCGAAAATATGCAACCCTTGAAAGTCGCCTTGCTCTATCGCCCCAAGCAGCCTTAGTCGCCTCACGGCTGAGTCAATCGGGCCGAATTCAAACCTTGCTCAACACCCTGCAAGAAACCTCATTAGCCTTGGCTGACCGCCAAATTTTGTTTACCGACCAAGACCCTACCGTACAGGTGCTGGCTAGCCAACGTGAGAACCAGCTGGCTCAACTGCGCCAAGAAATTAGCACCGTAGTGCGACAGCCTGGTGCCAACCTTGATGCCACGATGCAGTCTTATCTACAGCTTGGCCAGGTCGATCTCAGCTTAGTCAGCGAACTGATTGAAGCCGATATCTCCCTCCAGGAGCTAACGGCTCGCCTCAACGCCCTCGCTGAGACAGAAAATTTGCTACGCCAAGAGATTGACCGGTTTCCGGGGTTAATCGCCCAATATGACCGGCTACAACCCTCTGTAGAAATTAACCGCACTACCTTTGAGCAGTTGCTTACCCAGCGCGAGCAACTCAGCTCAGAACTGGCCCGAGGTGGGTTTCTCTGGCAAATTATCGAGCCGCCCCGAGCAGGCAAGCGCATTGGCCCCGACCCGGTCAGGCCCATTGCGTTAGGCCTAGTCCTGGGACTTTTCGCGGGGGGTGCTTTGGCCTTTGCCATAGACAGTATGGACAAGCGAGTACGCACCTCAGAAGAACTCAGAAAGCAGGTGCCTTTACCACTACTCGGCATTTTGCCCCTGCAAACTATCCGTCGAGGCAGAGTGATGCCTACCTTGCGGCGCGAAGACGGCGGAGTGATCATGCATCCTGAACTAGCGGATTCAGCCCTCATGCAAACCGTGATGGGGCCTCAATTTCGTGACTCGCTCGATTTAATTGCCAACAACCTCCAGATCCTTCCCGGAGCACAGGTGCCGAAAGCGGTTGCCGTTACCTCTGGGCTAGCGGGAGAAGGTAAAACTACCCTCACCTTAGGTTTGGCATTTAGTCTGGCCCGCATGAATCAGCGAGTCCTCGTCATTGACGCTGACCTTCGCCGGTCCGGCATTCAGGCCGAGCTAGGTCTCACGATGGAAACGGGTCTGGCTACCCTGTTAGCGGGTCGGCAAAAAAAAGGGCAGCCTCACCGCCTAGATTTTGGCATGGCTCATGTCGATGTGCTCCCCGCGGGGCCGGCCCCCACCGACCCGATCGCATTACTCAGTTCGCCCCGGTTTAGCTCGTTGATTGCCCAGTGCAAGACTCGTTACGACGTAGTCTTGGTTGATACCCCACCCGTGCTGGGCATGGCCGATTCTCTCAAGGTGGGGGCCGTTTGCGACAGCACAGTCTTGGTTACTCGGCTCGATCGGATCACTCAGCCCGAGCTGACTGAGGTATTAGATTTGCTAGCCCCCATCAACGTATTGGGGATCATTGCCAATGGGGCCAAAGGGGCATCTACAACTCGCTATTCCAACCAGGCCTACGGGGCCATAACGCTCGAAGCCTGA
- a CDS encoding glycosyltransferase, which yields MKIALVHDYLTQRGGAERVFELLCKRFPHADIFTSLYDPERTIDLRDRVVNTTALQSIPGASRHFRLFAPLYFPAFRLLELEEYDLVFSSTTSFAKAVRTRDDAMHICFCHNITRFLWDTQTYLRGYKEYQMLSPLLEPIFHQMRKLDLHYASEPNIYVANSSTVAERIQRIYDRPASFINYPIDGSQFEFSAQKEDFYLVSCRLLSYKRVDIIVEAFNWLGWPLVIMGDGPERERLESIALENITFIGHVSDEERTRLFAKARMVIVAALEDYGLVPIEANFSGTPVVSFGAGGVLDTQVPGVTGVFFNRQSPEALHAALIEASQCDWDYHQIRKHALSNFTESAFFQKLDQFLIQTLDSSTADQLGLNTPSLA from the coding sequence ATGAAAATTGCGCTGGTCCACGACTATCTCACCCAGCGAGGTGGGGCCGAACGAGTGTTTGAATTGTTGTGCAAACGGTTTCCCCATGCCGACATTTTTACGTCGCTCTACGATCCTGAACGCACAATTGATCTGCGCGATCGCGTGGTCAATACCACCGCACTACAGTCAATACCTGGTGCTTCTCGTCACTTTCGTTTGTTTGCGCCCCTTTACTTTCCGGCGTTTCGATTGCTTGAGCTAGAAGAATATGATCTGGTGTTTAGCAGCACCACTAGCTTCGCCAAGGCCGTACGCACTCGCGACGATGCCATGCACATCTGTTTTTGCCACAACATCACTCGCTTTCTATGGGATACCCAAACCTACTTGCGAGGCTACAAAGAGTATCAGATGCTCTCACCGCTGCTGGAGCCAATCTTTCACCAAATGCGCAAACTCGATTTGCACTATGCCAGCGAACCCAACATTTATGTAGCCAACTCCAGCACCGTAGCCGAGCGGATTCAGCGCATCTACGATCGCCCCGCTTCGTTCATCAACTACCCCATTGATGGCAGCCAGTTTGAGTTTTCTGCCCAAAAAGAGGATTTTTATCTGGTTTCTTGCCGGTTACTCAGCTACAAACGCGTAGACATCATTGTCGAAGCCTTCAATTGGCTGGGTTGGCCTCTAGTGATTATGGGCGACGGCCCCGAACGAGAACGACTAGAGTCAATTGCTTTGGAGAACATTACCTTCATTGGCCACGTCAGTGACGAAGAGCGGACTCGCCTATTTGCTAAAGCCCGTATGGTCATTGTCGCTGCCCTTGAAGACTATGGTTTGGTGCCCATTGAAGCCAACTTTAGCGGTACACCCGTTGTTTCGTTTGGTGCTGGGGGGGTGCTGGATACCCAGGTGCCGGGAGTCACTGGAGTATTTTTCAATCGGCAGTCCCCTGAAGCTCTCCATGCTGCACTCATCGAAGCGTCTCAATGTGACTGGGACTACCACCAAATCCGCAAACATGCTCTATCTAATTTTACTGAGTCCGCATTTTTCCAAAAGTTAGATCAGTTTCTGATCCAAACGCTAGATTCATCTACTGCTGATCAGCTTGGCCTGAATACCCCGAGTTTGGCATAG